From Asterias rubens chromosome 20, eAstRub1.3, whole genome shotgun sequence, one genomic window encodes:
- the LOC117303716 gene encoding gelsolin-like protein 2, which produces MSGMIKAKKYDWKDSNLAMFGSDTEKQVKKESAESEPAWEGAGEKVGMQIWRINKFKVEHWPKEEYGNFFNGDSYILLNTYKDPGEDILKYDVHFWIGSESSQDEYGTAAYKTVELDTLLDDRPVQHREVARNESSLFKSYFKSLTLMDGGVDTGFNHVEPEQYKPRLLKVSGSSKKVQVTEVPFCMANVTDDDVYIIDKGNKLYLFCGSTCNAMEKYKGISRIQEIKNTRGKATSETVESMGHRCFEDIPQTASSESSADDEPDTTSVPSMFKLSDNSGQLEFSTVQNEGTLSRSNLSPEDVFILDTTKDCFVWVGKGASPQEKQNAMTYAHNYLKSTGHPLLPVTVFKQGQESKSFMSATTA; this is translated from the exons ATGTCTGGGATGATCAAAGCCAAGAAGTACGACTGGAAGGATTCCAATCTTGCTATGTTTGGGTCCGATACTGAGAAGCAAGTCAAGAAAGAATCTGCTGAATCTGAGCCTGCTTGGGAAGGAGCTGGAGAAAAGGTTGGAATGCAGATCTGGCGCATCAATAAGTTCAAGGTCGAGCATTGGCCAAAGGAGGAATATGGAAACTTCTTCAATGGAGACTCTTACATTCTGCTCAATACCTAT AAAGATCCAGGAGAAGATATTCTGAAGTATGATGTACATTTCTGGATTGGTTCAGAGTCATCTCAG GATGAGTATGGTACCGCTGCTTACAAGACAGTAGAGTTGGACACCCTTCTTGATGATAGACCAGTCCAACATCGTGAAGTTGCACGCAACGAATcttcactttttaaatcttACTTCAAGAGCCTCAC CTTAATGGATGGTGGAGTAGACACAGGCTTCAACCATGTGGAACCAGAACAGTACAAACCAAGACTCCTTAAAGTTTCAGGCTCATCTAAGAAAGTCCAAGTCACTGAG GTTCCATTCTGTATGGCCAATGTCACGGATGATGATGTGTACATTATTGACAAGGGAAATAAACTCTACTTGTTTTGTGGAAGTACTTGCAATGCTATGGAGAAATACAAG GGAATTTCCCGGATTCAGGAGATTAAGAACACACGAGGGAAGGCTACATCTGAGACTGTAGAGAGTATGGGACATCGATGCTTTGAAGATATTCCACAAACAGCTTCATCTGAGAGCAGTGCTGATGATGAACCAGACACTACATCAGTTCCTTCTATGTTCAA GTTGTCAGATAACTCCGGACAGCTTGAGTTTTCCACAGTTCAGAATGAAGGAACACTGAGTCGGAGCAATCTTTCTCCTGAG GATGTCTTCATCCTTGATACAACAAAAGATTGCTTTGTCTGGGTTGGCAAGGGAGCAAGTCCCCAAGAGAAACAGAATGCTATGACATATGCACAC AACTATCTAAAGAGCACAGGTCATCCTTTACTACCAGTCACTGTTTTTAAGCAAGGACAAGAATCAAAGTCTTTTATGTCTGCAACCACAGCATAA
- the LOC117304115 gene encoding gelsolin-like protein 2, whose product MQKAKTYDWNDSNLALFGSDTEKQVKKESAESEPAWKGAGEKVGLQIWRIVKFKVTHWPKEDYGSFYDGDSYIILNTYKEPENDQLLYDVHFWIGASSSQDEYGTAAYKTVELDTFLDDKPVQHREVMNHESAMFMSYFQTLNLMNGGADTGFRHVKPEEYQPRLLHFSGTRKSIVTKERPLSKFSLKSDDVFILDLGLEIYQWNGKGANKDEKFKAVQYLQQLKSERGGKPKVETLDEGDVSSTHKFYSSLSEEDLSEGAEQADDSFTPAIFRVSDETGHLEMSLVSEGKLSKSFLSSKDVFLVDDGKQLFAWIGQAASTDERKNAMSYAHNYLMKTQHPLVPVTVVSEGKETALFAKIMP is encoded by the exons ATGCAGAAGGCCAAGACTTACGACTGGAATGATTCGAATCTTGCTCTGTTTGGCTCAGACACTGAGAAACAAGTCAAGAAAGAATCGGCTGAATCTGAACCAGCCTGGAAAGGAGCTGGGGAAAAAGTTGGACTTCAG atttGGCGTATCGTGAAGTTTAAAGTTACCCACTGGCCCAAGGAAGACTATGGAAGCTTCTATGATGGTGATTCCTACATCATCTTGAATACTTAC AAAGAACCTGAGAATGACCAACTGCTTTATGATGTTCACTTCTGGATTGGAGCATCATCTTCACAG GATGAGTATGGGACCGCTGCCTACAAGACAGTGGAGTTAGACACGTTTCTTGATGATAAACCAGTGCAGCATCGTGAAGTTATGAACCATGAATCGGCAATGTTCATGTCATATTTCCAAACCCTCAA CTTGATGAATGGAGGAGCAGACACTGGATTTCGTCATGTGAAGCCTGAAGAGTATCAGCCAAGACTCCTTCATTTCAGTGGAACCAGAAAAAGTATCGTAACAAAAGAG AGACCCCTGTCCAAGTTTTCTCTCAAGTCGGATGATGTCTTCATTCTGGATCTTGGGTTGGAGATCTATCAATGGAACGGAAAAGGAGCCAACAAAGATGAGAAGTTTAAG GCTGTTCAGTATCTGCAGCAACTGAAATCCGAGCGTGGCGGTAAACCAAAAGTTGAAACTCTGGATGAAGGTGACGTTTCCTCCACCCATAAGTTCTACTCAAGTCTCTCGGAGGAGGATTTATCTGAGGGGGCTGAGCAAGCTGATGACAGTTTCACTCCAGCCATTTTCCG TGTTTCTGACGAGACTGGTCACCTAGAGATGAGTCTTGTATCTGAAGGCAAACTCTCCAAGAGCTTCCTGAGTTCCAAG GATGTGTTTCTTGTTGATGATGGAAAGCAGTTGTTTGCATGGATTGGACAAGCAGCAAGTACTGATGAGAGGAAAAATGCCATGTCTTATGCCCAT AACTACTTGATGAAGACCCAGCATCCCCTTGTTCCAGTCACTGTGGTGAGTGAAGGAAAAGAGACGGCACTATTTGCTAAAATCATGCCTTAG